A region of Pempheris klunzingeri isolate RE-2024b chromosome 15, fPemKlu1.hap1, whole genome shotgun sequence DNA encodes the following proteins:
- the ccr9a gene encoding C-C chemokine receptor type 9a — translation MTAHTTEVLSSIGPSPTADDYNYSDYSDYSDYSDLMCDRESVRVFRSLYEPPLFWMIALVGGAGNLAVVWIYLNFRRRLKTMTDVYLLNLAVADLLFLITLPLWAAEATHGWSFGSALCKVNSGLYKVNLFSSMLLLTCISVDRYVVIVQTTKAQNSQAERRRCSRLVCAGVWLLALLLATPELVFATTAGESQQYCRMVFPPQLGNRNKILVLALQVSMGFCLPFVVMVLCYSVIVVKLLRTRNFQKHKAMRVILAVVVAFVMSQLPYNGVLVVEAAQASNMTMTNCEDVKRFDKVGQVLKSLAYVHACLNPFLYAFVGVRFRHDVLQLLHACRRRRQPANTSQPSKSCRSLLSSTRASVMSDSDTSQALSL, via the exons atgacagcacacacaacagag GTCCTGTCCTCCATCGGGCCCTCGCCCACTGCTGATGACTATAACTACTCCGACTACTCCGACTACTCCGACTACTCCGACCTGATGTGTGACCGGGAGTCCGTGCGGGTGTTCAGGAGTCTCTACGAGCCGCCGCTCTTCTGGATGATAGCCCTGGTGGGCGGAGCCGGGAACCTGGCCGTGGTGTGGATCTACCTGAACTTCCGCCGGCGGCTGAAGACCATGACGGATGTGTACCTGCTCAACCTTGCGGTGGCCGACCTGCTGTTTCTCATCACGCTGCCGCTGTGGGCGGCCGAGGCAACACACGGCTGGAGCTTCGGCTCCGCCCTCTGCAAGGTGAACTCCGGCCTCTACAAGGTGAACCTGTTCAGCAGcatgctgctgctcacctgcaTCAGCGTAGACCGCTACGTAGTCATCGTGCAGACCACCAAGGCACAGAACTCGCAGGCGGAGCGCCGCCGCTGCAGCCGGCTGGTGTGCGCGGGGGTGTGGCTGTTGGCCCTGCTGCTCGCCACACCTGAGCTGGTGTTCGCCACCACCGCCGGAGAGTCCCAGCAGTACTGCAGGATGGTGTTCCCGCCTCAACTGGGCAACCGCAACAAGATCCTGGTGCTGGCGCTGCAGGTGAGCATGGGCTTCTGCCTGCCCTTCGTCGTCATGGTGCTCTGCTACAGTGTCATCGTCGTCAAGCTTCTCAGGACCAGAAACTTCCAGAAGCACAAGGCCATGCGCGTCATCCTGGCCGTGGTGGTGGCGTTCGTCATGTCTCAGCTGCCCTACAACGGTGTGCTGGTGGTGGAGGCGGCGCAGGCTTCCAACATGACCATGACCAACTGTGAGGATGTGAAGCGCTTCGACAAGGTGGGACAGGTGCTGAAGAGTCTGGCCTATGTGCACGCCTGCCTCAACCCCTTCCTCTACGCCTTTGTCGGTGTGCGTTTCCGCCAcgatgtgctgcagctgctgcacgCCTGCCGCCGACGCCGCCAGCCAGCCAACACGAGTCAGCCGAGCAAGTCGTGCCGGAGCCTGCTGAGCTCCACCAGAGCATCGGTGATGTCGGACAGCGACACCTCGCAGGCGCTGTCGCTGTAG
- the bfsp2 gene encoding phakinin — MPLPRRRSSFLGQPSSERPAPASCGRVSSAGTSAPRGVFVGSAAPVGGASCLGTRVSRRALGISSVFLQGMRSSAAPVMPRAGERAAGHGATAAGLNSCLMEYRDKVRALEQLNQQLEEQIRLSLDRKASSAGAWGPLRREWEDVYRQVSEAILDNARLMLQTENVQANAEDFKDRYENEQPFRKAVEEEISSLYKVIDDANMTKVELEEQMENMRAELRNLEHNHEQDVRVLYNQMAGREVDEPDAPIETSLDQILAYIRGHWEKVTERNRAETDSYLECKEAQCVSRLSPEEEQVEALKAECNDTGCKIQSLQAETESIRALKRGLENSLADARHWHDMELQNLGSVVAKLEAELNDVRGEIEQQRRDYDTLLSNKQRLEQEISMYHGILDGEESRFQPTETLCPGQHSGPEGAAPDSRPDPPGAPAQ, encoded by the exons ATGCCTCTGCCCCGACGCCGCTCATCTTTCCTGGGACAGCCGTCCTCCGAGCGCCCGGCCCCCGCCTCCTGCGGGCGAGTCAGCTCGGCCGGCACCTCCGCCCCCCGCGGCGTCTTCGTGGGCTCCGCCGCCCCGGTGGGCGGGGCCTCCTGCCTGGGGACGCGGGTGTCCCGGCGGGCTCTGGGCATCAGCAGCGTGTTCCTGCAGGGGATGAGGAGCAGCGCGGCGCCGGTGATGCCCCGGGCCGGGGAGCGGGCGGCGGGTCACGGCGCGACGGCGGCCGGACTGAACAGCTGCCTGATGGAGTACCGAGACAAAGTGAGAGCCCTGGAGCAGCTGaaccagcagctggaggagcagatcCGGCTGAGCCTCGACCGAAAGGCGTCCAGCGCCGGAGCCTGGGGGCCCCTCCGCAGGGAGTGGGAGGACGTCTACAGACAG GTCAGTGAAGCCATCCTGGACAACGCTCGGTTGATGCTGCAGACGGAGAACGTTCAGGCCAACGCTGAGGATTTCAAGGACag GTATGAGAACGAGCAGCCGTTCAGGAaggcggtggaggaggagatCAGCTCTCTGTACAAAGTGATCGACGACGCCAACATGACGAAGGTGGAGCTCGAGGAGCAGATGGAGAACATGAGAGCTGAGCTACGCAACCTGGAGCACAACCACGAGCAG GACGTGCGAGTCCTCTACAACCAGATGGCAGGACGAGAGGTGGACGAGCCCGACGCCCCCATAGAAACCAGTCTGGACCAGATCCTGGCCTACATCAGGGGCCACTGGGAGAAGGTGACGGAGAGGAACCGAGCCGAGACCGACAGCTACCTGGAGTGTAAG gaGGCGCAGTGTGTCAGCAGGCTGAGtcctgaggaggagcaggtggaggcgcTGAAGGCCGAGTGTAACGACACCGGCTGTAAGATCCAGAGTCTGCAGGCCGAGACCGAGTCCATCAGAGCgctg AAGCGTGGTCTGGAGAACTCTCTGGCCGACGCTCGTCACTGGCACGACATGGAGCTCCAGAACCTCGGCTCCGTGGTTGCCAAGCTGGAGGCGGAGCTCAACGACGTCCGCGGCGAGATCGAACAGCAACGGCGCGACTACGACACGCTGCTTAGCAACAAGCAGCGCCTGGAGCAGGAGATCTCCATGTACCACGGTATCCTGGACGGGGAGGAGAGCCGCTTCCAGCCCACAGAGACGCT